From Halorientalis litorea:
TCGACCGCGACATCGCCGACGCGACTGTCGCGGTACAGGGCTACGGGAACGCCGGGTCGGTCGCCGCCCGACTCATCGACGACCTCGGGGCCGACGTGGTCGCTGTCTCGGATTCCGGCGGGGCAGTGTACAACGCCGACGGCTTGGACACCGAGGCGGCCAAAGCCCACAAGGTGTCGACCGGGTCGCTGTCCGGGTTCGAGGGTGCGAGCGAGGAGCTACGCAACGACGAGATGCTGACGATGGACGTGGATTTGCTCGTCCCCGCCGCGCTCGAGAACGCCATCGACGGGACGCTCGCCCGCGACGTGCGGGCGGACATCGTCGTCGAGGCGGCCAACGGCCCGCTCACCCCGGACGCCGACGACGTGCTCACCGAGCGTGACGTGGCCGTCTTCCCCGACGTGCTGGCGAACGCGGGCGGCGTCACCGTCTCGTACTTCGAGTGGGTCCAGAACCGACAGCGGTTCGCGTGGACCGAACAGCGTGTCAACGACCGACTGGAGCGCGTCATCACCGACGCGTTCGACACGATGACCGACACTTACGAACGCCGTGACCTCCCGAACCTCCGAACGGCGGCGTACGTCGTCGCAATCGACCGCGTCGCGACTGCCGCTGACGAGGCCGGTGTCTTCCCCTGACGCCGGCAGTCCGTCTCACGCACTCGGGTCGCCGATATGGACGACGAACACCGGCACCCGCGCGTTCTCGACGACGCGTCTGGTCACGCTTCCGAGTTTGACGTGTCGGTCGTGGTCGCCACTCCCGCGCGTCCCGATGACGACGACGTCGTTGCTCGAACCCCGAGTGTGTTTCACGATGGTCTCCGACGGGATGCCCTCGCGGACGGACCCCGTCGCCTCGACGCCGAGTTCCTCGGCACGCATCTGGACTTCCTCGATGGCCCGCTCACCCTTCCGTTCGAGCGTTTCCTCGGCCTCTGCCCGCCTGTCCGCCGGGAGTGCGTGGTACTGCCGCTCGTCGACGACGTACAGGGCCTCGACGGTCGCGTCGTGGCGGTCGGCCATGTCGAGGGCGTGTTCGAGTACGTCGACGATGGCTTCGCTTCCGTCGGTGGGGACGAGTATCCTGTCGTAGTTCATGTGTAACGGTTTCACACGCCACCCCTTCAACACGGGGGGCAGTCTCACGCCGTGGGAACGAACCGACCACCGACGTTTTACTCCGGTCGCTCCTAAAGGGTGCATGGCTGTCTACGAGCGCAGAACTCGCGTCGCCGCGCCGTTCGAGGATGTGTGGGAGTTTCACTCACAGATTTCGGGGCTGGACGCGCTGACCCCGGGGTGGATGAACCTCGAGATCGAGTCCGTCACCGGTCCCGACGGCGAGGCCGACCCGGAAATCCTCGAAGCAGGGGCACGCGCCGAGTCGTCGGTACGGCCGTTCGGCGTCGGGCCACGCCAGCAGTGGACTTCCGTCATCACCGAACGCGAATCGGGCGACGGCACGGCGATGTTTCGGGACACGATGGAGGGCGGCCCCTTCGCGGAGTGGGAGCACACGCACTCGTTTTACGCCGACGGTGACGGAACGGTCGTCCACGACCACGTCGAATACCAACTCCCGTTCGGGCCGCTCGGGCGGATGTTGGGACCGCTCGCCGTCGTCGGCCTCGAACCGATGTTCCGGTTCCGTCACCGGAAGACGAAGGAACTTCTCGAGTAGCGTCGTCGGCCCGTTCGTCGCCGGGGCGTTCGCCGCGAGTCACGAACGTCTAAGGCACCGCCGTTCGTGGCGGGTGTATGCGACTGGAGGAGTTCTGGGGCGTCGGTCCCAAGACCCGCGAGGTGTTGGCCGAGGAACTCGGGGAGAGCGAAGCCATCGCGGCCATCGAGGCGGCCGACAGCAGGACGCTCGTGAACGCGGGGCTGAGTCGCGGCCGTGCGACTCGCATCCTCCGCCGGGCGAAGGGTGGCGAGGGGATGGACGTTCTCGCAACCCGGGACACCCGCGACGTGTACAAGGACATCTTGGACGTAGCCAGCGAGTTCGCCGTCACGCGCCACGCCGAGGACCGCATCCGCGTCCTCACGCCGCTCCGTGACCTGTCGGCGATTCGGGACCGCCTCGATACCGTGCTGTCGGCCGTCGATGCGTGGCGAACGCTCGACCCCGCGACGCGTGAGACAGTCGTCGCCGCCTTCGAGACTCACGACAGCGTCGCAGGCGGCGACCGCTCCGCGGCGGAGACGGCACTCGCCCTCGCCGACGCCGGCGTCTCTGAAGGTGCCTTCGAGGGTATTACAGACCTCGACACGGACGCGCTGGCCGAGGCCGCCGACGCGCTCGCGGTTCTGGGTGACGGGGCAGTCGGTGAGGGGGCGGACGACAGACTGGACGCCCTCCGCGAGCAGTACCGGGCGGCCGAGGAACTCGCCGCGAACCAGACGGACCTGTCGGAGACGGTCCAGAGCGAAGTCCGGGGCACCGACGAGTTCCGGGAGACGGTACTGGATCAGATAGCCGCCGACACCGGCGTCGACATCGGCCGAGTGCGGGACGCGATGCCGTCCGACGCCGCCGACGCCGCGGGCTTTCTGGGCGAGACGTTGCGGACGCTCACCGACGACCTGCGGGCGGCAGTCGATGACCGTGAGACCGAGGTGGCGGCGACGCTGGAGGGGGCCGTCGAGGACGCCCGCGAGGACATCGACGCGGCGGTCGAACTGGTCGACGACGCCGCGTTCTACGTCTCGCTCGCGCGCTTCGCCGTCGCGTACGAGTTACAGCCGCCGACCTTCGTCGAGGACCGTGACACCCTCGCGGTGGCCGACGCCCGGAACCTCACGCTCCTCGCCGAGTCGGACGTGCAGGTCCAGCCGGTGCAGTACGGTATCGGGGACCACGAGGTGGAGTTCGCGGCGGCGACGGCCCCGCCGTCGGGCGACCGGGTGGCGGTCCTGACCGGCGCGAACAGCGGCGGGAAGACGACACTGCTGGAGACGCTGTGTCAGGTGCAATTGCTCGCGCAGATGGGCCTGCCAGTCCCCGCCGACACCGCCGAAGTCAGCATCGTCGACGTGGTGGTCTTCCACCGCCGTCACGCGAGTTTCAACGCCGGCGTCCTCGAATCGACGCTCCGGACCATCGTCCCGCCGCTGACCGACGCGGACCGGCCGCTGATGCTCGTCGACGAGTTCGAGGCCATCACGGAACCGGGGAGCGCGGCCGACCTGCTCCACGGACTTGTCACGCTGACCGTCGACCGGGACGCCGTCGGCGTGTTCGTCACGCACCTCGCCGACGACTTACAGCCACTCCCGGACACCGCCCGGACGGACGGCATCTTCGCGGAGGGGCTGGACCCGGACCTGGAACTGGCCGTGGACTATCAGCCACGCTTCGGCACCGTCGGGAAGTCTACACCCGAGTTCATCGTCTCCCGACTGGTCGCGGACGCCGACGACCACACGGAGCGTGCCGGGTTCGAGACGCTCGCCCGTGCGGTCGGAGAGGAAGCCGTCCAGCGGACGCTGGCGGACGCGCGCTGGACGAACTGACCGGCCGGGTCAGACCCCCTCTAACTCCTCGACGCCGACGGCAACCGTCTCCCTGCCGTCGGGGCCGGCTTCGTCCAACTCCAGTCGTGCGACGGCGTTCCCCTTCTTCGGCGTGTACGTGACGGCGGTAACCGTGCCCGCACACTCGACACCGTCGACAGTCACACGTGCCCGCTGTCCTTCGAGGTCGGTTCCGGGGTCCATACCCGTCTCTTCGGCTCTACCGGCCTGTCTCTTGTGGACTCGTGCCGAGTTCACCGCATCCCGCTCCCCTGCGCGCCCCCTACGAGGCCACTCGTCGCCGTCGGCCCCGGAAGCTCGGCCGCACAGTTCCGACAGAACTGGAACTCGGTCTCGTTGCGCGCGTCACACTCGGGACAGACGACCACCGAGATGTCGGCACCCCCACGTCCCGACCCGTCGGCCCCCTGTGCCCCCTCCCACGCGTCGGCGAGTGCCGAACGCCGGTAGAGGTACACGACGACGACCAACTGTGCCACGGCGAGGCTGACGATAGCACCGTGAACCCAGACGTCGGCGACCATAGTTGCACGGAGCTACGAGTGGCCCGAGTAAAACAGTTGTGTCACAACGGCCCACGGCAACTGCTCCCCATCCCGGTGCGGTCGGCGGAGAGAGTTCTGCCCGAACACGCCGGTTCGTGCGTTCCGCCCCTCCGTTGCATTCTCGTATTATTTTGAGAACCACTGGCGTCTCTCTTAATGCCTTCCAACGAAGACACCGGAGTAACATTTTTACTGGATGCTCCACCTACTTTTGAACGAGGAGGTGGCAACACATGGCGACGAGCGACAGGAGACCCCACGAGTTCGGTACCGACCAGCGAACGCCGGTCGCGGGGCTGTCCCGATACGACCTCGTGTTGGTCCTGATACCGCTGGTACTCGCCGCGAGTGTGTTTCTCGGCCACCTGTTGTCCGTCCCGGTCGAGATGACGCTCGCTGGCGCGTCCGTCGTCGGGACTGCCGCGCTGGTCGACGCGCTCTTCCTGAACCCGCCGACCCGCGACCGACCGCGGTAACCGTTCGTCACTCTCGTTCGTCCCGCTCCACAGAGGCATCACCGTCGTCGTCGGTCGCGGTATCCGCCGTGCCGTTGCCGTCGAGTTCGCCCGCGACGGCCCCCGTCTCTGCTTCGGACTCGCTCACTCGGACGCCCTTCGAGGAGAGGTGCCTGAGACGACGCTGGGCGAAGTCTTCCTCGTTGCTCCCGCGGGTGGCGAGGACGTAGACCAGCGACCGGCCCTCGGGACGCATCGTCCGGCCCGCTCGCTGTGCCCCCTGTCGCCGCGACCCGCCCAGTCCCGAGGCGACGATGGCCACCTCGGCGTCGGGGAGGTCGATGCCCTCGTCGCCGATGCGGGAGACGACGAGCCTGTCACGCGCGCCGTGACGGAACTCGTCGAGGAACCGCTCACGCTGGCTGTGGGGCGTCTCGCCGCTGACGAAGGGTACGTCGAGTGCCGCCGAGAGTGCCCGCCCTTGGTCGAGGTAGTCGGCGAACACCAGTGCCTTCTTGTCGCTGTGCTGAGCCAGCAAGTGCTCGACTTCCTCGACTTTCGCCGGGTTCGTCGCCGCGAGTTGCCGGCGTTCGTGGCCGTGACTGCTGACGTACTGGTTGCGCGCGTCGTCGTCGGCCCACGGGACGTACCGAATTTGTACCTCGGGTTCCGCGACGAACCCCGCGTCGAACAGCGCGTCCCAGTCGGTGCCGATAGGCGGCCCGATGAGGGTGTAGATTTCCTCTTCGTCGTCACTCTCACGTACAGGGGTTGAAGACAGTCCGAGGCGATGTTTCGTTTGCAAATCAGCACTACGTCGGTACACATTCGCAGGGATGTGGTGGCAGTTGTGTGTGAGGAACCCGTCCGCGACGAACGTGTGTGATTCAGTTTCGAGGTCGTAGACAGTATCCACGCCCTCTGTCTCAACGGTCGTCACTTCGGAGATAGTCAGTCCCGTCAGTTTCGACAGTTTGGATGCGTGTGCTTTCGCTCGTTGCCGTCGCTCTGAGGCGATTTGTTTCGTTGCGTTCAGTGCCCCCGCGTCTCGCTCCTGAAACCGTCGGTATGCACCCCCGGACGTTAGTCCCACTTCAGTACCGATATCCTGATACGTGACATTGTGTCTATCACGTACTCTTTTGGGGCCTTCTACGTCATTCTCGGCGTACTCACGCAGACCATGG
This genomic window contains:
- a CDS encoding Glu/Leu/Phe/Val family dehydrogenase codes for the protein MTNEVNPFESLQEQIDDAAVFLDIAPDRIERLKRPERVLETNLSVEMDDGSIEVFEAFRSQFNGDRGPYKGGIRYHPGVTRDEVKALSGWMVYKCAVVDIPYGGGKGGIVLDPRDYSASELERITRSYATELRPLIGPDRDIPAPDVNTGQQEMNWIKDTYETLERTTAPGTVTGKSPTSSGSAGRVEATGRSVMLTAREAFEYFDRDIADATVAVQGYGNAGSVAARLIDDLGADVVAVSDSGGAVYNADGLDTEAAKAHKVSTGSLSGFEGASEELRNDEMLTMDVDLLVPAALENAIDGTLARDVRADIVVEAANGPLTPDADDVLTERDVAVFPDVLANAGGVTVSYFEWVQNRQRFAWTEQRVNDRLERVITDAFDTMTDTYERRDLPNLRTAAYVVAIDRVATAADEAGVFP
- a CDS encoding universal stress protein, with product MNYDRILVPTDGSEAIVDVLEHALDMADRHDATVEALYVVDERQYHALPADRRAEAEETLERKGERAIEEVQMRAEELGVEATGSVREGIPSETIVKHTRGSSNDVVVIGTRGSGDHDRHVKLGSVTRRVVENARVPVFVVHIGDPSA
- a CDS encoding SRPBCC family protein, coding for MAVYERRTRVAAPFEDVWEFHSQISGLDALTPGWMNLEIESVTGPDGEADPEILEAGARAESSVRPFGVGPRQQWTSVITERESGDGTAMFRDTMEGGPFAEWEHTHSFYADGDGTVVHDHVEYQLPFGPLGRMLGPLAVVGLEPMFRFRHRKTKELLE
- a CDS encoding MutS-related protein; this encodes MRLEEFWGVGPKTREVLAEELGESEAIAAIEAADSRTLVNAGLSRGRATRILRRAKGGEGMDVLATRDTRDVYKDILDVASEFAVTRHAEDRIRVLTPLRDLSAIRDRLDTVLSAVDAWRTLDPATRETVVAAFETHDSVAGGDRSAAETALALADAGVSEGAFEGITDLDTDALAEAADALAVLGDGAVGEGADDRLDALREQYRAAEELAANQTDLSETVQSEVRGTDEFRETVLDQIAADTGVDIGRVRDAMPSDAADAAGFLGETLRTLTDDLRAAVDDRETEVAATLEGAVEDAREDIDAAVELVDDAAFYVSLARFAVAYELQPPTFVEDRDTLAVADARNLTLLAESDVQVQPVQYGIGDHEVEFAAATAPPSGDRVAVLTGANSGGKTTLLETLCQVQLLAQMGLPVPADTAEVSIVDVVVFHRRHASFNAGVLESTLRTIVPPLTDADRPLMLVDEFEAITEPGSAADLLHGLVTLTVDRDAVGVFVTHLADDLQPLPDTARTDGIFAEGLDPDLELAVDYQPRFGTVGKSTPEFIVSRLVADADDHTERAGFETLARAVGEEAVQRTLADARWTN
- a CDS encoding DUF7577 domain-containing protein; this translates as MVADVWVHGAIVSLAVAQLVVVVYLYRRSALADAWEGAQGADGSGRGGADISVVVCPECDARNETEFQFCRNCAAELPGPTATSGLVGGAQGSGMR